A DNA window from Choristoneura fumiferana chromosome 2, NRCan_CFum_1, whole genome shotgun sequence contains the following coding sequences:
- the LOC141445471 gene encoding uncharacterized protein, whose product MEKLMTKEESYAERRKLFKNIWATAMHMDEKEADIMSKPKVIKTLRLDEVDRTNIGKTKKQKIKNLRNVCNRLLDFCDRQDADDVFYEQMAAEAREKPEQKPNENESKPKKTKTKTKRKMKKAKSNAQGGDLMHPKKGTSGGRAGSRSHQGTKTSKVTSPSRIRRPTVVKRTTIVANKNLNPRASPERNFAQNKSQPKEVASNRKVLKKKVSIRKKHSSTAAGKTPVN is encoded by the exons ATGGAAAAACTGATGACAAAAGAAGAAAGTTACGCTGAACGCAGAAAACTCTTTAAGAATATTTGGGCGACGGCCATGCATATGGATGAGAAGGAAGCGGACATAATGAGCAAACCCAAAGTTATCAA AACTCTAAGATTAGATGAAGTAGATCGTACAAATATTGGAAAAACCAAAAAAcagaaaatcaaaaatttaagGAACGTCTGCAATAGATTGCTAGACTTCTGTGACCGGCAGGACGCCGACGACGTTTTCTATGAACAG aTGGCCGCAGAAGCTCGTGAGAAACCTGAACAGAAGCCCAACGAGAACGAATCAAAACCGAAGaaaactaaaaccaaaacgaaAAGGAAAATGAAGAAGGCGAAGAGTAATGCCCAAGGGGGCGATCTTATGCACCCCAAGAAAGGAACGTCCGGAGGAAGAGCAGGGTCACGCTCACACCAAGGCACAAAAACCTCAAAAGTGACATCCCCAAGCAGAATCAGGCGCCCTACTGTCGTGAAGAGGACGACGATAGTCGCCAACAAGAATTTAAATCCAAGAGCAAGCCCCGAAAGAAATTTTGCCCAAAATAAATCGCAACCAAAAGAAGTTGCGTCTAATCGCAAAGTTCTGAAGAAGAAAGTCAGTATTAGAAAAAAACACTCCAGCACGGCGGCTGGCAAAACACCAGTCAATTGA